A region from the Pelobates fuscus isolate aPelFus1 chromosome 3, aPelFus1.pri, whole genome shotgun sequence genome encodes:
- the ARPP19 gene encoding cAMP-regulated phosphoprotein 19 produces MSTENQESSVPEENVTDEQKEMDDKVVSPEKAEEAKLKARYPHLGPKPGGSDFLRKRLTKGQKYFDSGDYNMAKAKIKNKQLPAAAPDKTEVTGDHIPTPQDLPQRKPSLVASKLAG; encoded by the exons ATGTCCACCGAGAACCAGGAGAGCAGCGTGCCGGAGGAGAACGTTACGGACGAGCAGAAG GAAATGGATGATAAGGTGGTCAGCCCTGAGAAAGCTGAAGAAGCAAAATTAAAAGCTAGATATCCACACCTGGGGCCTAAGCCTGGAGGGTCAGACTTCTTGAGAAAACGACTTACAAAAGGA CAAAAATATTTTGATTCTGGGGACTACAACATGGCCAAGGCGAAAATAAAGAACAAGCAACTTCCAGCAGCTGCTCCGGACAAAACAGAAGTCACTGGTGATCATATTCCTACTCCACAGGACCTTCCGCAGAGGAAACCTTCTCTGGTTGCCAGCAAGTTGGCTGGTTGA